DNA sequence from the Bubalus bubalis isolate 160015118507 breed Murrah chromosome 24, NDDB_SH_1, whole genome shotgun sequence genome:
TTAAACAGAACCCCAGGCCTCACCCCAGAGTTGCTGATTCTTTAGATCTGAGGTGGAGCCCAGGCATATGCATCTCTGGCGCGCTCCCAGGTGCTGCCGGGGCTGCAGGCTTTGGCACCCCACTTACAACCTCTGCTCCGTGACTGTTATGTGGAGACTGCCCTCTGGCAGTGGCTATTTTCTCCCCTAGCCTGGCTTACTCCAAAGGTCTCTGGGAACCTTCCACAGAAGAGGGGTCTCGGAGACCAGGAGACAGGTGTTAGGGCCCAGGTGAGCTGTGTTTGACACCTTTTGTCTCTTTAAGTTCCCATTTCACCTTGCACTCCCACTATccctaaaaatctttttttctggagATGTTGGAAAGATTATCATGTGGTCCACTCAGTTTCTCTTGCGTTGTCCCCCTGTTCTGTCCACTGACATCATGACATGGCTCTTTACCCACCCTGATCCTTCTCTGGGAGGCCTGACCTCCCACTGCCTTGCTCTGTCCCTGATTTGATAACCATGGTCCTGTCTCTGCCCCAGTGACAAACTGGCCTGGATCAGAGAACACGCAGAGACCCCAGATAGTAAGGGCAGCAGAGCAAGGGAAAAGCCTAAGACTTCTTCCACAAGGGAGACTAGAGTGAAAGCCCACAAGACACCAGCAGCCGGGGAAGAAAAATCAAGGGTGAAGCACAAGAGCCTGACTCAGCAGATGGGACAGAGGCAGGCAGGACAGAGACATCAAGAACAAAAAAGAATTGGAAATGGGATGATACAAAGGAAGAAGAAGTGAATGAGCCTCTTCCGAGGTCCAGGTAAGTGTTTGGGTGCTCCGAGCCAAAAAGAGGCTGGGCAGGCATGCCAGTGTCAGGAAGGCGACGAGGAGGTTCTCCAGGGAGAGTAAGGAGAAACCTGCATCCCAGCAGAGGACAAACCCCTGGAGGCTTCACACTGGGAGGAGACCTGCACACATCTCCTGTGTGGGAAAAACTGCTCTCACCGCTCTCAGAGTTGTCTCTCTCACCACCACCCAGTCCCTAAACTGGAAAAGGCTTCTAAATGTCACGAATGTGGGAAAAGCTTTAGTCAAAGTTCTTGTTTGACACCAAAGAATCCAGAGAGAAACCTCCCAAGTGCAGTGAGTGTGGGAAAGGCTTCAGCAAGTGCTCCAGCCTCACTGCCCACTTGAGAACTCACAAAGGGGAGAGACCCTACCAGTGTGGGGAATGTGGGAAAAGCTTCAACCAGAGCTGCAGCCTCACTGTTCTCCAGAGGACCCACACTGGGGAGAAGCCATATTAGTGTGCGGTCTGTGGGAAAAGATTCAACAACAGCTTCCAGTTCATCACTTGCAGTGAGTCCACGCTGAGGAGAGCCCTACAGTTGTGGGCAGTGTGAGAAAAGCTTCAGCAACAGCTCCCCCTTGAGAGCCCACCACAACTGCACACGAGTGAAAAGCCTCACCAGTGCTCTCAGAGTGAGAAAAGCTTCACCAAGAGTCCTgccctgaatggtctactggttttccccactttcttcaatttaagtctgaatttggcaataaggagttcatggtctgagccacagtcagctcctggtcttgttttgatgactgtatagagcttctccatctttggctgcaaagaatataatcaatctgatttcggtgttgagcatctggtgatgtccatgtgtagagttgtctcttgtgttgttggaagagggtgtttgctatgaccagtgcattttcttggcagaactctatatttgcctttgccctgcttcattctgtactccaaggtgaaatttgcctgttactccaggtgtttcttgacttcctacttttgcattccagtcccctataatgaaaaggacatctttttggggtgttagttctagaaggtcttgtaggtcttcatagaactgttcaacttcagcttcttcagtgttactggtcagggcatagacttggattactgtgatattgaatggtttgccttggaaatgaacagagatctttctgttgtttttgagattgcatccaagtactgcactttggactcttttgtcgactatgatggctactccatttcttttaagggattcctgcccacagtagtagatataatgatcatctgagttaaattacccattccagtccatcttagttcactgattcctagaatgttgacattcactcttgccatctcctgtttgaccacttccaatttgccttgattcatggacctaatattccaggttcccgtgcaatgttgctctttacagcatcggaccttgcctctatcaccagtcccatccacaactgggtgtgggttttgctttggctccatcccttcattctttctggagttatttctccactgatctccagtagcatattgggcatctaccgacttggagagttcatctttcagtgtcctatctttttgccttttcatactgttcatggggttctcaaggcaagaatactgaagtggtttgccattcccttctccagtggaccacattctgtcagacctctccaccacgacctagccgtcttgggtggccctacacagcatggcttagtttcactgagttagacaaggctgtggtccatgtgatcagattggctagttagttgtctgtgattgtggtttcagtctgtctgccctctgatgccctctctcagcgcctacaggcttacttgggtttctcttaccttggacgtggggtatctcctctcggccgcagcccctgaccttggatgtgggatagctcctctcggccaccgcccctgacttTGGACGtgaggtagctcctcttggctgctcctgtGCCATTGCagccttatgactatacagtggaagtgagaaatagatttaagggactagatctgatagacagagtgcctgatgaactatggacggaggttcgtgacattgtacaggagacaggaatcaagaccgtccctgccggggtccagccccggcggatccagggaattcgaagcggggacggcgtcggcgaggatcaggaaacaactgcttaataaaactttaattaaggatataaagagtggtgaaataaggatagctcaatgaagaaattcagtgaagaaaagaggctgaataattcagccagaaggtgagagaaagaacgacatggggagaccaagcttcggtaaacaaggcctgcactttattttccaaagtagtttttataccttaagttatgcatagaggataatgggggaaggggtagagtcatgcagtaagccaggctttcttccagcaaacttatcatatgcaaaagtttaggtgatttgcatcatcttctggcccggaggcctgttaacattttaagaccctttcttcagaaaacttatttgtctctaaaggtgattagtcaggcgccaccctccaaaatcattaaagttgcattcctatagggcaaaggtgtggtgggctgtaacaagaaaaagaattaactcaagggtccaaggttacaaacactgccagggacacagcaggtaagggatatggagacttagtagcaaacattggcccaacaagtgaaaaacccttcaccaatacaatttctaatcaatcttttaactactcaaaggaatctgtgtttagacagtttagaacatctcctgcctcccacagttgggaggctctgaacaatcacatgtggccggaaaaacctattcaggcaggctagaggatttccaaaggagtttgtaggttgaaacactgtcacacccaggaattattaactggagctgtaagctaactcttttttcagagaaaggtagtgggggacagccccccgtaaagtcagaggtgtaggtgaaagcacaaagcagaaagtaggcagactctggttttgggggtagatgctctaGAATTTCCAGGggtactcctgaggctcgatcccgcctttgagtatgccaagcctccttcctcatgacctttgccacgggcggagctcctgctcccgactcgtccccaagaaagagaaatgcaaaaaaagcaaaatggctgtctgaggaggccttacactcCCACTCCTGGGTGTGTGGTGACCAGGGAAACTGGGATGCAGCTGCTGGACTCCTGGAATTCTTTGAGTGCCTCCACCCTCCAAACCGCCTTACCCTCTAGTCTGCTGGGCAGAAGGAACCCAGAGTACTAGAGCACCCAGACCTTGCCTGTCAGTGTTTTAGGAGAGTCTGGAGCAGACAGTAAGAACTGGAGAATATcttcagttattcattcattcagaaaatatctGATTGCCTATAAAGTACCAGGTGTTACACAGAAGCCAAATAGAAGGCAGTGAGTGAAACACACTGTATTTTCCTTCCAGAACCAGCCTCACTGGGCCCCTCAGAATAGAGTACATCAGGCAGCACCACTCAGCCCGCAAGCCCTAGGATCTGAGTACCAGCTCTGCAGGGCCACTCTTCCAAGCTTCCAAGTTCTGATGAACCCAACCTTTCTCCTGTAATCCCACTACTCCCTGTGTGGTCACAGCTTCCTATGGTTACCCTCTCTGTTACCTTAGTGTCTACATTCCGCTGACAAATCAGCCTGATCACTGCACCAGCCACTTGAGAATAAATTTGAAGTAGGTTGTACAAAGGGCAACATCCCAGGTCTATCCATTTCCTCAGGTGTGTAACTTATACTCCTGGTTTGCTTCAGCCCTTCAGATACCAATTAAAAAGCCCAGTTTTCCCCTGTACATTTAATACTAGGGCTCTCCATATAGTGTCTATACCTCCCTTCCTCACTGAAACATTTTAACTAATTGATACAATTTTTCAGTTGACAGTATTCCTTTTATCCCAAAGACTGCTAACCACTTCCTACAGACAAGACTGAAAAATATTCTCACAACCCAGAGTATACTGAAGTCTACACACCTTACCTTTTCACACATCtgctctggttcctcagcctaaAATGGCAGATGGGGTCACAGCCAAAGCCAAAGCCAACCTTTCAGGCCTCTTACCAGACTTCTCTTGTCACCTCCCTTCTGCCTCTCCTGTGAGGGACTGCCTTACCAGTCAGTTTGGGGACAGCCAGGACTTCTGGGGTCCTGGGCCAGACTGTGCCCATGTCATTGCTGACATAACAGGCAAATTCTTGCTTTCATCATCATCAGCTCCAGCTTCCATGCAGTCCTGTTGCTCGTCCTCAGCTCGGCTTCTGGGTAGCGACCAAGAAAAGGACAGAGGGGTTTCACATGTGCAGGTCACAGGACACTAGTATTTAACCTGGCCCTGTAGGACTTTGAACTTACGCCACCCTGTTCTGGCATCTGGAGGAAGCTGTGCTCCTGAAACTGCTTGGGCATTCCCTGTACAGTTGGCCATTCCAGTGGCATTTCTGGAGTTTTCCATAAATTGGGGATTTACTGAGATTTGCAAATCAAGTCTGGGTTTCCTAGTAGTCCCAATGCACACCTGCTATCATGGGTCAAGTGACTTGCATAGTGACTAAGTGACAGAGCTAGATTTTGAACCTGAGTCAAATCAATTTCAAAACCTTTAATTTTTCACTCAACATTCTGGCTACCAATTTCTGTGAAACCTTGAAACACAGACCTTATACTACATGCTCAAACCACCAGGGCAGCCTTGTAGCGGCAGGGGCCATAGGCCCAGCCTCCTCGGGAGGAGGAAGGCACAGCTGAGGTTTCATGTCACACCCATTATGACCAACTACCTTCCAAGGATGCTGTCATCCCTGGCACTAAATTAAGAGCTAGTTAATCACACAGTATAGATTAGACATGATCCAAAGAACTTTTATACCCCAAAGtgagaaaaagcagaaagagaccaattaaaaagaaacaaaaggagacaTCAGAGATATAACTTTTTGCAGGGATGGTCAAGAGGTACCCCTTCCATGGAGGCATGGTATGTGTGACTGGGTAGAACAGAAGAGTAAGAATCCCAGTGCCCTGCCTGACAGTGGCAGGGTCTTATCAGTCTGGCCAGCTAGGCCTCTCCAATAAAAACTTCATTTCTACTTCACTTTGCTAAGTTTGGGTGAGAAGGCacagatttttttctcccattcaagtCAGTGTTACCTAATGGAAATGCTTTGACTATAAGGTGGATCTAGTGTCCAGTCCCAGCTCAACTCCATAGTAACTGACCTTAGGGAAAATATTCAACTTCTCTAAGCTACTGTTTGTCATGTGAGCATAACTACGCTGGCCTTGCAGCATAGTGAAAAAGATTAGAAATACTATTTGTAAAGCATCTGGCCCAGTGCTTTGGCACATATAAGATGCAGAGTAAATGGTTTGTGGTGGTAGTAACAGAAGGTCCACCTTAAAGGAACTCCTTTGTAGCATATCTCACTACttgatatatatttattggtTTAATGTCTATCATCTGTATAAGAATGTAAGGTTCTTGGAGAATGGGTGATTTGTTCATTGCTGAATCACAGCACcagataaatattttgtaaaggaATGAAAGGGCAAAACAAGACAAGGAGTCTGGGTCTTTATGCCTGATTAACTGGGTGTCCAGTACTTAAGCATTATAAAGACTATGAAAGGAGACAAAGACTGATCTCTGGCTGAAATGTCCCTgagctctctctttctccccttggTGTCCATTCCATGGCTCCAGGGCGGGATTTCCGAGCTTCACCACCATTGACATTTgggactagacagatctttgttgtcTGTGTCGGTGGGTGTCCTATGCATCATAGGATGTCTAGCCGCACCCTTGGCCTCCACCTACTAGCTATGAGGGGCACCTCCCAGTCCTGACAATGATTGCAGATTCTGCCAAATATCTTTGAGGGGCAACATGGCCCACGGTTAAGAACCCCTGGTCTTGGGGCATTATCATTAGGCCAGGCTGGTACAAGGGTCTCCCACTTGCCATGTGGTCTTCCTACAGAGCAGATTCTTGACTTTCTACAAATCTAATCCAATTGAATAAACTGCTCTACTCAAAAACCTTCAAGACTACTTAAAGCTGCTGAAATAAGCCCAGACCACCTAACTTGCAGGGCTCTCCCTTGCATTCAAGACCTAATCTACACCTCCAGCCTCACTGCCCACTGTTCTATACACAGCCTACAATCCAGCACAAGTGAGCTGCTTCCATACCTTGGAACAGGCTCTGTGCTTTCCAGCCTTAGTGCctttgcccctccccacccaaacTTCACAAGACGTGATttcattctttccaaaaaaaCTGAACACTGTGGGCTGCTAGTCTCTATTCCACCCATAAGGTACCTGTtgtcttcagttctgttcagtcgcatctaactctttgcaaccccatggactgcagcacaccagccttccctgtccatcaccaactcccagagcttgctcaaactcatgtccatcgagtcggtgataccatccaaccatctcatcctctgttgtccccttctcctgccttcaatctttcccagcatcagggtcttttcaaatgagtcagttcttcacatccggtggccaaagtattggagtttcagattcaacatcagtccttccaatgaatattcaggactgatttccttaaggatggactggttggatctccttgcagttcaagagactctcaagagtcttattcaataccacagttcaaaacatcaattcttcagtgctcagctttcttttatagtccaactctcacatctgtacatgactgctggaaaaacaatagctttgacttgaAGGACCTTTGTttccaaagtaatgtctctgcttttaatatgctgtctaggttggtcatagcttttattccaaggagcaagtgtcttttaatttcatggctgcagtcgccatctgcagtgattttggagcccaagaaaataaagtctgtcactgtttctattgtttgacccatctatttgccatgaagtgatgggaccggataccatgatctttctgaatgttgagttttaagccaacttttgtactctcctctttactttcatcaagaggctctttagttcctcactttcttccataagggtggtgttacctggatatctgaggttattgatgtttctcccagcaatcttgattccagcttgtgcttcatccagcccagcatttctcatgatgtcctctgtgTACTGTGTACTCTTTATACACGTACACAGtagcatttgaactgtggtgctggagaagactcttgaagagtcccttggatggcaaggagagcaaaccagtcaatcctaaaagaagtcaaccctgaatatttatttgaaggGCTGACgataagctgaagctccaatatttggccatgGGActtgaagaaccaactcattggaaaagactctgatgctaggaaagactgagggcaggaggagaaaggggtggcagaggatgagatggttgtattgcatcaccaaatcaatggacaagtttgagcaaactccacgaggtagtgaaggacagggaagcctggcgttctgcagtctatggggccacaaagagtgggaactgacttagcgactgaacagtaacaacacaGTAACTTATCCTGACATCAATCCTATAAAGCCAATTCTGTTATCATCCTCTAGATGAGAAAATTGCAACAGTGTTTAAGTGACTGTGTAATCACAGAAGTAGGACTAGAACTCGCCTCTAACCCAATGCTTTTTCccctacattttaatttttcatataccAAAAGTACTGCAAAACATTCtcccttaaaaaaatgaattctctCATCTCTTATCTCCAAAATTACACTCCCTTTCAAGAGGAAATAACTGTTTAGTGTGTGTATCTTGCTGAACCATAATCTGCAATTTTGCCTGCTTAGTATATCTTCAAGCTTTTCTGTTTCAATATATcaacctcattttttttaaactcctgttTTTGGCATTCCCCATTACGAGTTTACTCttaaatcattttccttttgatGAACACTCACATACTTTCCTAattttcacatgtgtgtgtgtgattctggATTGGGATATCTGGATGTATTGTGAAGAGGGAGCTGATGGGTTGGGATGACAGTGTGAGGAAAAGAATAGTGGCGGCTTCTCCCTGCCTTTATTCTGACCCCATGTCATCCATCTATCAGTTATAAACAACCTGGTTGCACAGTGAGAGTAGCTCTCCATCAGCATATAAATGGAGAGAACTGGGATGTGAGACAGACTAATAAACCTCCTCAGGGGAAATATTCCATCTTTTGATTAAGTATAACTCATCTTTGATAGATCAgtaaggacatggcaacccactccagtgttcttgcctggagaatcccagggacgggggagcctggtgggctgccgtctatggggtcatacagagtcggacacaactgaagtgacttagcaacaagcaCTCGAACATGCACTACCTGTTTTGATCCTTACATTGTTCCTGCCATCTACTATATTCATTTTTCAGGTGATGAAAAAGAGTGTCATAGAGGgttaataaaacataaatctgGGACATCTTGATGTGGAAGCAAGCAAGGAAATGCTCAAGGCATATGGGGAcaagtcaaaaaaacaaaagtcagcTTGAATGGACTCCCAGTGGTTAAACAGGGGAGGACAATATAATGATATTAACAAGTTATAAACCATAGAATAAAACAGGAAACATTGATTCTGTaagatatacataaataaaagagtAAACTGAGTTTAATTAGTATCAGGATATGTAAGTAGTTTGAAAGTGCATgtgcgcatgctaagtcgcttcagtcatttccaactctttgcgcccccatggacagtagttccccaggctcctctgtccatgggattctccaggcaagaatactggagtgggttttcacgccttcctccagggtatcttcccaacccagggattgaacccacatctcttagctctcctgcattgataagcgggttctttaccactagtgacacctgggaagcctcggTTTCAAAGTACCTCCCCATAAAATACTTAATTACAAAGTAGGAAATAATGGAACAGTCTAACAGACACCACCCTCACTTAGTGATCCAAGTAACATCATTAATAATGAGAGACACTGAAATTTATACCACTTAGCTTGCTTGGGCTGCCACAACTGACTACCATAGACTGAGTGACTTGAACAACaggaattaattttctcacaattATGGACCCTGGAAACCCAAGGTTAAGGTTCTGGAAGAATTGTTCCTGATGAGGGCTTGTTCCTGGCTTACAGAAGCTTGCTTTGTCCACACTTGGCCTTTCCTTTCAGTGTGTGGAGAAAGACCTTCCTCTCCTTGTAAGGTCACCAATCCCATCAGACCGGGGGGCGGGCACACCCTTATGATACCACTTAACCCTAATTACCTCCTTAAGGTCTTATGACCAAACGCGATTAATTGTATTGGGGCTTAGGGCTTCAATGTATGAGTTTGGGGTATGGTAgataattcagtccatagcatcaccTGATAGCATGCAATGAGAAGAGGGCAACATCACGTCTGAGGAGTTCCTGACAAAGATAACCTGAATCTAACTATAAGAAGCCATAAACTCAAACAGGGATATGTCCCACTAAATAACTGGATGATCTTTTAAAGTGTCAGGGTCCCAAAAGTGAAGAAAAGATGGAGGAACCATTTCAGACTGACAGAGACTAAGGAGACATGACAGTTACATGCAATATGTGATTTGGAACAGAATACTTTTGCTATGAAAGACACAACAGGGACAACTGATAAAAGCGAAATGGGGTCTCAGGGTTAAACAGTATAATGTACTGATACTCATTTAGTAATTTTGATGTCTACATGGTGGTCCTATAGAAGAATGTCCTTGTTTGTTATAGATACACCATAAAATATTTGAGGGAAGACAGAGTGTCATATTGTCAACTTACTCTCAAATGATCTGGGGAGGGGAAAGCCCTTTATATCATGCTTCCAACTTTTCTGTAGGTTTATggttatttcaaaaagaaaaaaaaattggaagaggCACAAGTTTTAGAGTCAGATGCATTTGGGTCTGATTCCCAGCCCTAATACTGAGTGCTGTGAGCATGTTTCCCCTTGGGCTACAATGTGCTCATCTTAAAATGGGGATGGTATAGGTTATCATGAGGATTAGAGGAGCTGATTCATGTAAAGAGTTTAGATTGTTACCTAGCCCAGGGTAAGTACCCAGTAAAGTCAATGTGTTCAAATCATCTTTATAGTCAAATAAACGACCTTTTCACCCAATCATTAGCCTGTAATTTCACACTCACATAATAGAGCATAAGTTTACCAAGCCAAAGTCACTTTTCAGTTCCTATTTCTCATCATCTCCTTTATTCCAACATCTAACCGCAGCTATGGGATTGAGCTTGAAGGCTGTGAAGACAGGGGAAGGACTGACTATTTTCATTGGAAGTTTCAAAACTTAGTCACCGAACTCATTTTGCCAGTTTACAGTGCAGGTTAGGATCTGAACAGATTCTGAAGGGCTCTCCGAGATGGGATATTAAACTTACTTAAATCCACTGACCAGACCAGCATCTTCAAATGCTGTACATTTCTGTTTTACTAACGTTGGTGAACCTTTTATACTtcttagtatttcattttttttctttttttgaatttccaaataaataaGACACCAAACgtatttttttcatctgaaacCTAGAAATGGAATGTAAAAGTCCTCAAAACAAGGAGCTGCCCTCACATTTAATTGTTTTTCccaattgtttaaaaattaatttttaattggaggataattgctttgcaacgttgtgttggcttctgcttttcctatttttgaCTTTGTTTCATGCCCACCATTGAGAATGGAGGACGAACACGTGTGCACCTTGATGGTGGTGTATGTTGTCCCCATGATGCATTCACGTCTCAagctttttctcctccctctaACTCTGTCTTACCATGCCCCTAACTGCAAGTTAGATTTAAACTGTCCTGTATTTTCCATAGGGAGACTCTGCAGAATCTAAAGTGTTTGAAGAatgcctatttattttctttatatttccccCCAAGTAAGTTTGCAGTGGctaagcaggtaaagaatcttccctgcaatgcaggaggcacaggaaacacttgtttgatcactgggtcaggaagatgccctggaggaggaaatggcaatccactccactccagtattcttgtctgaaaaatctcatggacagaggagcctggtgggctacagtccaaagggttgcaaagagtcagacaaaactgaacaactgaacataCACATATCTCCTTGGAAAGTACTGTTCTCATAAATTAACCAGCTGGCATTCTGGTTTATATATCACCTTTAGGAGCTTGGTCATTGTgattctgcctcctgagaagtgcATCTTATCTGAGTGTGCTGATGAATAGAAATTTTGAGTTTGCAAGACTCCAGACTTTAATGAGTTGACCAAGATAATGTTGGTAAGTGGTAAGTCCTGGAGACATAGCTCAGTATTACTGTGTAAGGAACTGAAAAAATAGGTCATGGCCCTGATTTGAAACTGGAAAAACAGATTCAGGCCGGGACAATATAATTAGATGTCTTTGGGAGGCATTATGGAAATGTGGAAAGAGGGGAAATCTGTCATTGTTCGTTCAGCATTGTCCAATTGACCGGATGACCCCAAAGTGGCAAATGTGAAAATGGTTCACTTGATGTATTTAGCTCCTAGTGTGAAAAAGGAAGAATCATGAGCCTTGTTAATTAACTCACAAAAGTATTTAGAGCATCTACTATGTATAAAGCATGTGTTTAGGCGCTGTGGGAGAAACAAGACTCTAGAAAATAGCCCTAAAACcaactgatttccttttctctggtAATGTTTTGTCAAGCAACTTTCTCATATCAACCCAGCTTTCCTCCCTGGGGAAagaacacatggactgtagtggCAGGAGTGGATTTCCTTGGCAATTCTAGTGATGTGAAGGATCACAAACTGGCATTCTGATTCCAGTACCTGAGTTCTTTGCTGAGTTATGGTGTGCAGGACTGATTACTGAATTCCAGAAACTTAAGGGGTGAAGGACTAGATCATGAGACAGAGGAGATGCTTTACAGATGGACAGTCTTTCCTGGGCTCTTAAACTTGCTTAAGGAATCTCAGAGCATTCCATAACCACTGACCACACTAGCATATCCAAATGCTGGTAGCAAACCTGATGGCTGGGA
Encoded proteins:
- the ZSCAN32 gene encoding LOW QUALITY PROTEIN: zinc finger and SCAN domain-containing protein 32 (The sequence of the model RefSeq protein was modified relative to this genomic sequence to represent the inferred CDS: inserted 2 bases in 2 codons; deleted 2 bases in 2 codons; substituted 4 bases at 4 genomic stop codons) is translated as MEQFLPEKVQSWMREQCPENGDKVVALVEDVQRAARQQVRKGSQNPVVFVMKKLVQEFVVTDDGVCPQVLESGKDLKMPIEETALLGSESPQDTSSRGRKIKGEAQEPDSADGTEAGRTETSRTKKNWKWDDTKEEEVNEPLPRSRXVFGCSEPKRGWAGMPVSGRRRGGSPGRXGETCIPAEDKPLEASHWEETCTHLLCGKNCSHRSQSCLSHHHPVPKLEKASKCHECGKSFSQSSCLTPXESREKPPKCSECGKGFSKCSSLTAHLRTHKGERPYQCGECGKSFNQSCSLTVLQRTHTGEKPYXCAVCGKRFNNSFQFITCSESRXGEPYSCGQCEKSFSNSSPLRAHXQLHTSEKPHQCSQSEKSFTKSPALNGLLGNWDAAAGLLEFFECLHPPNRLTL